From the genome of Geminocystis herdmanii PCC 6308, one region includes:
- a CDS encoding IS630 family transposase (programmed frameshift) → MKSYSIDLRQKIVDVYLQNKVSIRSLAQRFSVAKSFVQKIIKQYQDTGDVSPLKRGGASQSKVQEPNLLVLENIIKNNNDCTLKELCDLLTLETGIQVSISTMWRLCEKLNYTVKKKTLYATEKHTEKVQQKRCEYWQQIRDIDEKDLIFLDESGVNLALVRLYARALKGERARGEKPQKRGKNISMIGAISLEGVIELSNIYGAVDGLTFEAFIVRKLVPKLWKGACVVMDNAKIHLGETIRKEIEKVGAKLIYLSPYSPDFSPIENFWSKIKALLKKMSPRSYVELIEAIELAIEKVSKNDIHGWFTHCCYCTS, encoded by the exons ATGAAATCATACTCTATTGATCTTAGGCAAAAAATAGTTGATGTTTATTTACAAAATAAAGTCTCTATCAGATCATTAGCACAAAGATTTTCCGTGGCAAAAAGTTTTGTCCAAAAAATTATTAAACAATATCAAGATACTGGTGATGTTTCCCCTTTGAAGCGAGGAGGAGCAAGTCAAAGTAAAGTTCAAGAACCAAACTTATTAGTTTTAGAAAATATTATTAAGAACAATAATGATTGTACATTAAAAGAACTTTGTGATTTATTAACTTTAGAAACAGGTATTCAGGTAAGTATATCAACAATGTGGCGACTGTGTGAAAAACTCAATTATACTGTAAA AAAAAAAACTCTGTACGCCACAGAAAAACATACTGAAAAAGTACAACAGAAACGATGTGAATATTGGCAACAAATTAGAGATATTGACGAAAAAGACTTAATATTTTTAGATGAATCAGGGGTTAATTTAGCATTAGTAAGATTATATGCAAGAGCTTTAAAAGGAGAAAGAGCAAGAGGAGAAAAACCACAAAAAAGAGGTAAAAATATATCCATGATAGGAGCAATATCATTAGAAGGAGTAATAGAATTAAGCAATATTTATGGAGCAGTAGATGGATTAACTTTTGAGGCTTTCATTGTCAGAAAATTAGTCCCAAAATTATGGAAAGGAGCTTGCGTAGTAATGGATAATGCAAAGATTCATTTGGGAGAAACGATCAGAAAAGAAATAGAAAAAGTCGGCGCAAAATTAATATATCTATCACCTTATTCACCAGATTTTTCCCCCATAGAGAATTTCTGGTCAAAAATAAAAGCATTATTGAAAAAAATGTCCCCAAGAAGTTATGTAGAATTAATAGAGGCTATTGAATTAGCAATAGAAAAAGTGAGTAAAAACGATATTCATGGTTGGTTTACTCATTGCTGTTACTGTACCTCATAA
- a CDS encoding DUF4351 domain-containing protein has product MWCFINLSYKPKFDHEVAIARSISIPQLESLAESLFDFQSFEDAIEWLNNLN; this is encoded by the coding sequence TTGTGGTGCTTTATCAACCTGAGTTACAAACCAAAATTCGATCACGAAGTGGCGATCGCACGATCGATCTCTATTCCTCAATTAGAATCTTTGGCTGAAAGTCTATTTGATTTTCAATCCTTTGAAGATGCGATCGAGTGGTTAAATAACCTGAATTAA
- a CDS encoding DUF2887 domain-containing protein, translated as MKTDKLFYTIFLSQPSLIHELIPSIPADSEYIYNAPVIKETEFRLDGVLTPTAENLPLIFLEAQMQRDSDFYSRYFAEIFLYLHQYKIKKRWRGLLILKNHQDDLGTELPYENELNTRVTRLYLEDLLSLKDLTPNLALLKLIVVPETEAINLAQNILDGSGNDKEFQRRLNIIEAILGSKFSQLSDQEILAMLDLKTATMPAEPRLYKQVVSYWKEKALQEGEAELLIRQLTRLCGALSDELQTKIRSLSIPELESLGEALLDFQGITDLDNWFKVNQD; from the coding sequence ATGAAAACTGATAAGTTATTTTACACAATCTTTCTTTCTCAACCTTCTTTGATTCATGAGTTAATTCCCAGTATTCCTGCTGACAGTGAATATATTTATAATGCTCCTGTGATTAAAGAAACAGAATTTCGTCTTGACGGCGTATTAACACCGACGGCGGAGAATTTACCTCTAATCTTTTTGGAGGCACAAATGCAAAGAGATTCAGACTTTTATAGTCGATACTTTGCTGAGATATTCTTGTATCTCCACCAATATAAAATAAAAAAACGATGGCGTGGATTATTAATTCTAAAAAATCATCAAGATGATTTAGGTACGGAATTACCTTATGAAAATGAATTAAATACAAGAGTGACTCGATTATATTTGGAAGATTTATTAAGTTTAAAGGATTTGACTCCTAATTTAGCTTTACTCAAATTAATTGTAGTACCAGAAACTGAAGCCATTAATCTTGCTCAAAACATTTTAGATGGTTCTGGAAATGACAAGGAATTTCAAAGACGATTAAATATAATTGAGGCTATACTAGGTAGTAAATTCAGTCAATTAAGTGATCAGGAGATATTAGCTATGTTAGATCTAAAAACGGCAACAATGCCGGCTGAACCCCGTTTGTATAAACAAGTAGTTAGTTACTGGAAAGAAAAAGCCTTACAAGAGGGAGAAGCGGAGTTATTAATTCGTCAGTTAACCCGTCTTTGTGGTGCCTTATCAGATGAGTTACAAACCAAAATTCGATCGCTGTCTATTCCTGAGTTAGAGTCTTTAGGAGAAGCTTTATTAGACTTTCAGGGCATCACAGATTTAGATAATTGGTTTAAGGTAAATCAAGATTAA
- a CDS encoding Uma2 family endonuclease, translating to MTTLLENPPIKPNKLVLDGINWEKFEQIETIFQDIEEVRFIYLDGELEIIMSPSQAHEFIKSLIGNLLETYMRHKGIRFYMWGSTTLGSKEITGRKEPDESYNIYSKKDIPDLIIEVIVTSGNINVLEVYRRLGISEVWFYEDGLLTVYSLKNSQYIKVNQSQLLPELNLETLTKYINYHDQYDAVTEFINELN from the coding sequence ATGACAACATTACTAGAAAATCCTCCCATAAAACCTAATAAATTAGTTTTAGATGGTATTAATTGGGAAAAATTTGAGCAAATAGAAACTATATTTCAAGATATTGAAGAAGTAAGATTTATTTATTTAGATGGAGAATTAGAAATTATCATGAGTCCAAGTCAAGCCCATGAATTCATCAAAAGTCTCATTGGTAATTTATTGGAAACTTACATGAGGCATAAGGGAATTAGATTCTATATGTGGGGAAGTACAACGTTAGGTAGCAAAGAAATAACAGGAAGAAAAGAACCCGATGAATCCTATAATATTTATAGTAAAAAGGACATTCCCGATTTAATTATTGAGGTAATTGTTACCAGTGGTAATATTAACGTGTTGGAAGTGTATCGCCGTCTTGGAATTTCTGAAGTTTGGTTTTATGAAGATGGTTTATTAACAGTTTATAGCTTAAAGAATAGTCAGTATATAAAAGTAAATCAAAGTCAATTATTGCCAGAATTAAATTTAGAAACTTTAACGAAATATATTAACTATCACGATCAATACGATGCAGTTACTGAATTTATTAATGAGTTAAACTAA
- a CDS encoding DegT/DnrJ/EryC1/StrS family aminotransferase, producing MGEGGAVLTNDTRLKKIVESFRDWGRSCWCPPGVDNTCNKRFGWQLGDLPFGYDHKYTYDHVGYNLKMTDMQAAVGVAQLDKLPEFVTKRQENFQFLKENLADLQDFLTLPDPAPNSEPSWFGFPVFVKESAPFTRNDLVRHLEENRIGTRLLFGGNLVRQPLYHGLNYRIVGDLKNSDRIMNCVFWLGVFPGLTEEMLTYVVQTIRDFCHNKN from the coding sequence ATGGGTGAAGGAGGTGCAGTTTTAACCAATGATACCCGTTTGAAAAAAATTGTCGAGTCTTTCCGTGATTGGGGTAGAAGTTGTTGGTGTCCTCCGGGGGTGGACAATACTTGTAATAAACGTTTCGGTTGGCAACTAGGAGATTTACCCTTTGGTTACGATCACAAATATACTTATGATCATGTCGGTTATAACTTAAAAATGACAGATATGCAAGCCGCCGTCGGTGTCGCTCAATTAGATAAATTACCTGAATTTGTAACAAAACGTCAGGAAAATTTCCAGTTTTTAAAAGAGAATCTCGCTGATTTACAAGATTTCTTAACTTTACCTGATCCAGCACCCAATTCTGAACCGAGTTGGTTTGGTTTTCCTGTCTTTGTCAAAGAATCTGCACCTTTTACCCGTAACGATTTAGTACGTCATTTAGAAGAAAATCGTATTGGTACTCGTTTACTATTTGGGGGGAATTTAGTACGTCAACCTCTGTATCATGGCTTAAATTATCGGATTGTAGGAGACTTAAAAAATAGCGATCGTATTATGAATTGTGTTTTCTGGCTAGGAGTATTTCCGGGCTTAACTGAGGAGATGTTAACTTATGTAGTTCAAACTATTAGAGATTTTTGTCATAATAAAAATTGA
- a CDS encoding sugar phosphate nucleotidyltransferase: protein MSNNIPIAILCGGKGTRLKEETEFRPKPMVMVGDRPMIWHIMKSYSSYGFHNFMLCLGYKGDMIREYFINYDWNHSDILLELGQQKITHLDKGHDEENWKIWLINTGEETMTGGRLKRLKNYLDKSNSDIFMATYGDGVANIDLNKLLAYHQSHGKLATVSAVRPPSRFGELQIENNLVTSFKEKPQTSDGWINGGYMVL, encoded by the coding sequence ATGAGTAATAATATCCCTATCGCTATTTTGTGTGGCGGGAAAGGCACTCGTTTAAAAGAAGAAACGGAATTTCGCCCTAAGCCGATGGTTATGGTAGGTGATCGACCGATGATTTGGCATATAATGAAAAGCTATTCTAGTTATGGGTTTCATAACTTCATGCTCTGCTTAGGCTACAAAGGCGATATGATTCGAGAGTATTTTATTAACTATGACTGGAATCATAGCGATATTTTACTAGAATTAGGACAACAGAAAATCACCCATTTAGATAAAGGGCATGATGAAGAAAATTGGAAAATCTGGTTAATTAACACGGGAGAAGAAACCATGACGGGCGGTAGGTTAAAACGCCTCAAAAATTACCTAGATAAATCAAATTCAGATATTTTCATGGCTACCTATGGTGATGGTGTTGCCAATATTGATCTAAATAAGTTATTAGCTTATCATCAAAGTCATGGTAAACTAGCCACCGTTAGCGCTGTACGTCCTCCTTCTCGTTTCGGTGAGTTACAAATTGAGAATAATCTTGTCACCAGTTTTAAAGAAAAACCTCAAACTTCAGATGGTTGGATTAACGGTGGTTATATGGTATTATAG
- a CDS encoding glycosyltransferase family 2 protein gives MTSSTENSNQPLLSICIPTYNRASFLRNTLSSIKNQTFPLSYELRVRDNCSTDSTELVFHDESQNIPNWFYSKNETNVGGIKNIRLCTLVCKAQYIYILGDDDYLCDNAFEKIHDLILLAEKSKSKAILCNKRLRYENNTLFLGKGFEWLEYISINEPAFISSVIWERDNWLNYPYFEYPKEMGIPQLDCFIETCAQFSIVVNNQELVKAGAANAVNTTESINYWFAPRHAISDLFEYPYLYEKVLKSDKLTIKTRIFVELRRLSLLREIFKKLIVFKANEEYYQKVDFLFQQIHSHSFYGFLVLFMRFVINKTLIGTYFLRQGKYPLFPKGEKINLKY, from the coding sequence ATGACATCCAGCACTGAAAATTCTAATCAACCTTTACTATCAATTTGTATTCCTACTTACAATAGAGCTAGTTTTTTGAGAAATACATTGTCATCTATTAAAAATCAAACATTTCCTTTATCTTATGAGTTGAGAGTAAGAGATAATTGCAGTACAGACAGTACAGAATTAGTGTTTCATGATGAGTCCCAAAATATTCCTAATTGGTTTTATTCAAAAAATGAGACTAATGTAGGTGGAATAAAAAATATTAGATTATGTACTTTAGTTTGTAAAGCCCAATATATATATATATTGGGCGATGATGATTATTTATGTGATAATGCTTTTGAAAAAATTCATGATTTAATTTTATTAGCTGAAAAAAGTAAAAGTAAAGCAATATTATGTAATAAACGACTTCGTTACGAAAACAACACGCTTTTCTTAGGCAAGGGCTTTGAATGGTTAGAGTATATTTCAATTAATGAACCCGCTTTTATTTCTAGTGTCATCTGGGAGCGAGATAATTGGTTGAATTATCCTTATTTTGAATATCCTAAAGAAATGGGTATTCCTCAATTAGACTGTTTTATCGAAACTTGCGCTCAGTTTAGTATTGTTGTCAATAATCAAGAATTAGTCAAGGCGGGAGCAGCAAATGCAGTCAACACAACAGAATCTATTAATTACTGGTTTGCCCCTCGTCATGCTATTTCTGATTTATTTGAATATCCTTATCTGTATGAGAAGGTTCTTAAAAGTGATAAATTAACAATAAAAACTAGGATTTTCGTTGAATTGAGAAGATTATCTCTATTAAGGGAAATTTTCAAAAAGTTAATTGTATTTAAAGCCAATGAAGAATATTATCAAAAAGTAGATTTTTTATTTCAACAAATTCATTCTCACTCATTTTACGGTTTTTTGGTTTTATTTATGCGTTTTGTAATCAATAAAACTTTAATTGGAACTTACTTTCTTCGTCAAGGAAAATATCCTCTTTTTCCCAAAGGAGAAAAAATTAATCTTAAATATTAA
- a CDS encoding CDP-glycerol glycerophosphotransferase — protein MVTPQFWQGKKVFITGHTGFKGAWLSLWLLNLGAEVAGLSLSPNTQPSLFEQFSTSFS, from the coding sequence TTGGTAACGCCACAATTTTGGCAAGGTAAAAAAGTATTTATAACTGGGCATACGGGCTTTAAAGGTGCATGGTTATCTTTATGGTTATTAAACTTAGGGGCAGAAGTAGCAGGTTTGAGTTTATCACCAAATACGCAACCTTCTCTTTTTGAGCAATTTAGTACCAGTTTTTCTTGA
- a CDS encoding DegT/DnrJ/EryC1/StrS family aminotransferase, with translation MSNLVPVFLDVKLPSYDIDVDQLESALSDKTRAIMIAHTLGNPFNLDAITAFAQKHDLWLIEDNCDAVGSVYNGKKQVLLDI, from the coding sequence TTGAGCAATTTAGTACCAGTTTTTCTTGATGTAAAATTACCTAGTTATGACATTGATGTAGATCAACTAGAATCAGCTTTATCTGATAAAACAAGGGCAATTATGATCGCTCACACTTTGGGTAATCCTTTCAATTTAGACGCTATTACTGCCTTTGCCCAAAAACATGATTTATGGTTAATTGAAGATAATTGCGACGCAGTGGGAAGCGTTTATAACGGAAAAAAACAGGTACTTTTGGACATTTAG
- the rfbC gene encoding dTDP-4-dehydrorhamnose 3,5-epimerase, translating into MHRIETKRPNCYQLQPKKFEDNRGSFVKTFHEEIFQDLGLDTNFAEEYYSFSYQNVVRGLHFQLPPHEHIKIVYCVQGAVKDVVVDLRVNSPTYGQFEIFDLSAEKANLIYIPSGLAHGFAVMSETAIMMYKVSTVYHPESDTGIRYDSLGIPWEIDKPIISQRDSSFIPFVEFQSPFIYP; encoded by the coding sequence ATGCACAGAATTGAAACTAAAAGACCTAATTGTTATCAACTGCAACCGAAAAAATTTGAAGATAATCGAGGCAGTTTTGTCAAGACTTTTCATGAAGAAATTTTCCAAGATTTAGGATTAGATACTAATTTTGCCGAAGAATATTATTCTTTTTCTTATCAAAATGTTGTACGTGGGTTACATTTTCAATTACCTCCCCATGAGCATATAAAAATAGTTTATTGTGTTCAAGGTGCTGTTAAAGATGTGGTAGTCGATTTAAGAGTTAATTCTCCCACTTATGGACAGTTTGAAATTTTTGATTTAAGTGCTGAAAAAGCTAATTTAATCTATATCCCTTCTGGATTAGCCCATGGTTTTGCGGTGATGAGTGAAACAGCAATTATGATGTATAAAGTTTCTACTGTTTATCATCCTGAATCTGATACTGGTATTCGTTACGATTCTCTAGGAATTCCTTGGGAAATAGATAAGCCGATTATTTCTCAACGAGATAGTAGTTTTATTCCTTTTGTTGAATTTCAAAGTCCTTTTATTTATCCGTAG